The following are from one region of the Carnobacterium gallinarum DSM 4847 genome:
- a CDS encoding ABC transporter substrate-binding protein, giving the protein MKKFGIVSTLILASGLVLGACGSSAAKEDAPKELVISTFGLSEEVVKSDVFAPFEKENNVKIVVETGTSSERYTKLENNPNSNVDVIELSQSNAAKGVEAGLFEKLDASKVKNMDQLTDAAKEVSKDGAGPAYSMNSIGIVYNKEKAGKEIKEWSDLWDSSLKGKVSIPDIATTYGPAMLYLANDQQKGNLEKDKGTAAFKGLTDLAPNVVKTYGKSSDLANMFKSGEIVAAVVGDFAVPMVTQADANVAYVVPKSGTYANFNTINVTKNSKNKELAEKFIDWRISQELQEKTAKSLNEAPTNKNVTLDDETAKDKTYGAVAERAKVIDFDFVNANLKNWIDKWNKTLNQ; this is encoded by the coding sequence ATGAAAAAATTTGGAATAGTATCAACGCTTATTTTAGCAAGTGGATTAGTATTAGGAGCATGTGGTAGCAGTGCAGCCAAAGAAGATGCACCTAAGGAATTAGTAATCTCAACATTTGGTTTAAGCGAAGAAGTTGTTAAAAGTGACGTTTTTGCTCCATTTGAAAAAGAAAATAATGTGAAGATTGTTGTGGAAACAGGTACTAGTTCAGAGCGTTATACAAAATTAGAAAATAACCCTAATTCAAATGTAGATGTGATTGAATTATCTCAATCGAATGCCGCTAAGGGTGTTGAAGCTGGACTTTTTGAAAAGTTAGATGCTTCAAAGGTTAAAAATATGGATCAATTAACAGATGCCGCCAAAGAAGTATCGAAAGACGGAGCAGGTCCTGCATACTCAATGAATAGTATTGGGATTGTGTACAACAAAGAAAAAGCAGGTAAAGAAATTAAAGAGTGGTCTGATTTATGGGATTCTTCATTAAAAGGCAAAGTGTCAATTCCTGATATTGCCACAACATATGGACCAGCAATGTTGTATTTAGCAAACGATCAACAAAAAGGCAATCTTGAAAAAGACAAAGGAACAGCTGCGTTTAAAGGTTTAACAGACTTAGCACCGAACGTTGTGAAAACATATGGAAAATCATCAGATTTAGCGAATATGTTTAAATCAGGAGAAATTGTAGCAGCTGTTGTTGGTGATTTTGCGGTTCCAATGGTGACTCAAGCAGATGCCAATGTAGCTTATGTTGTGCCAAAATCTGGAACATATGCAAACTTTAATACAATCAATGTAACGAAAAATTCTAAAAATAAAGAATTAGCAGAAAAGTTTATTGATTGGAGAATTAGCCAAGAATTACAAGAAAAAACAGCTAAATCATTAAATGAAGCACCAACGAATAAAAATGTTACTTTAGACGATGAAACAGCTAAAGATAAAACGTATGGTGCTGTTGCAGAACGCGCTAAAGTTATTGATTTTGATTTTGTAAATGCAAACTTAAAAAACTGGATTGATAAATGGAATAAAACGTTAAATCAATAA